AAAACTTGGTTTTTAAGTGGTCAAATATTACTCACCTTCATTTCCTGATACCTTACCTAGTGCACagttcacattcacttcttcaGTCTGtaaagaatcaaaattgtttgcttttatgattgattgattcttgtgaataaataaatgtgaatattataaaattgtcataCAATGTCATTCATATATTGGAAGCATGTCATATAAATTAGGTAAGAATGCCACTAGgactattgtatgatcattcttgaaatctaggataaaaaccttgcatgtttttaaaatattgagtgggagaaggtccttGAACAAGACCTACAACCTACATTGATGGTTCTTAAGTTGATAGCATGATGAATTTTCGAGCTAGTTCCTACCCTGACTGCACCCTAAGGTAAACTTTATCATGTGGGCTCACTAGatgagattttcttttaaagacaactagtcatgcatgactttCAGTAAGATTGTCCCAAGATAACTCACAAATGAAAGCATGTTCATGATGGGTGTTGAGTCAATGGTTCTACACTCAAGATCatctcttattaaatagtttcttAAGAAATGATATTTAAGCTAGAGATGATGGCTAAACATTAAACGGTCATTGGTTCGTGTGGAGTCTTTAGAATTAAGATCACGAACTAATTGGATGTAATCCATGTTTTTGTTAGTTAATCACGGGACCCTCAGGAGACATGATTGATGGGTGTGAGAAAAATCGTAGCAACGGAAAAAtgtttttcaaggttttaatacaTGACGCATACATCATACTACATTCTTGATATGCtgctaaaatgaaaatgtttgcttaatacaaataaaataattagtgaatctttattgtttttcagttcaaatatgtcttctactcctcttattagcattcttactgataataaattgaatggGGATAACTTTCGAGAATAGAAACGGAACTTGCTAATAATTCTTAGTTATGAGAAACACAAATTCATTTTTGACGGACCTTGCCCACTTGAAATTCAGCCCAAAACGAGAAATCACTGGAGAGATTTTGACTCGATTGCTCGATGTTATATGTTAGCAAGCATGAGTAGTGTGTTGCAAAAGTAACACGAGAATTTTCATACTGCTGAAGAGATCATGACAAATTTGGAGGATTTGCTCAAAGGCCAAGATGCATTGACTCGACAATCCGCTATTATAAATTTGATGAACTCTCAACAGAAACTTAACACTTCGATCAAAGAACATATGCTTAACCTAATGAGATTCTTTGTAGAACTGGAGGACAATGAGGCTGAACTAGATGTGAATACTCAGATTGAAATGGTGTTCAAATCCTTGACCAAGGAGTTCATTGGCTTTAGTGTCGTTTACAACTTGGGGAACAATGCACTTACCTTGAGTCAACTCATAAACGAATTACAATcttatgagttgatgttgaatggtggTAAGCCGATTCAGGAGAAACCTAAGGCAAACTTAGCTGTATGCCCTTCGTCCTCTAAGGGGAAACAAAAAGctaagggaaagaaaaaatcGAATAAGTCTTCGATTCCACCTCGTGTGGATAGGAAAAACACTAAGGGGTTGAAGGatcctaaaaagatcaaatgcTTCTTCTACAACAAGAAATGTCACTTCAGATGAAACTGTAAGGAGTATTTAGATTACCTATCCGAAAAAGGAAAAggtatgaaatttttttgtggTTGAAAATTGCTTAGTGGAAGAATCAATTGACAATTGTGTTATTGATTCTAGAGCCACTAACcatgtgtgtgtttctttaTAAGGGTTTAGCGAAACGAGAAGTTTACGTGGCAGGTGCCTCTCATTGCAAACCAGAGATGTGAGCTATGTTTCAACCAAAGGAACAGGAaaagttattttacattttgataattttaggaatttttttttaaagtatgtgttttatgtacctcattttaagAGAAACTTAATTTTTGTAGCATGTTTGTTTAATGACGGTTATTCTGTAACATTCAATAAAGGGATTGTTattcacaaaaattattttttgatctgtaatggatggatggaaaacaatctctactttatcaaaccaaataactactTGATACTTCAAACTGAAATGGTGAATAATAAGCTTAAAAATTCTCACTCTAATAAGGGGTACCTATGAAActtaagacttggtcatattaaccaagaaagaatcactagactcgtGAAAGATGATCCCTTAAGTATACTTAAGGAACTTaatcttccacaatgtgaatcttgcttagaAGGTCAAATGACTAAGAGGTCTTTTAATGCGAAAGGTATAAGGGACAACCAACttttagaacttgtgcacactaaTGTATGTGGTCTCATGAGTATCGGTGCCCTAAAAGGTCACGATTATTACATGACTTTCATCGATGACTTTCACCATTGGCTATGTTGTCAAAGGAAAGGAATAAAAAGTTTGCAAACTACTAAGATTCATTTTTGGACTTAAACAGGCGCTCATGGACTAAAAGATTTGATCAGACGATCAAGACTTTTGGACTTGAGAAAAATGCCAATGAACTTTGTGTTTATAAGCGTATAAAGGACAAAAATGTAGTCTTCCTCGTTTTGTATATCGATGATATTCCACTTGTCGGAAACGATGTAGGAGAATTATTATCAATTAAACTGTGGCTAGCTCGATAGTTTAGCGTGAAAGACTTGGGTGAAGTTGGTTATATTCTTGGAATTCAAATACCTAGGGatcgaaagaataaaatgatagcTCTATCACAAGCTTCATACATCGATAAGCTTCATACATCGTTTTGGCCCCCGGGCTCGTTTCCAATTGATTTGCACATAAGGTTACTTGTTTTTATCTATCACAAATCATTTATGCACACAATTCATCTCATATCATTATAACATCTCATTTATATGCTATTTACCAAGTTTACCAATTATATATCCCTATTAATGTGACTTGGACGAATATATGGATCATCCAACCAATACACTAAACTAGCACTGAACTGCATTATCAGATAGACCGAAGTAGGATAACCTGGCATGTAAAGTGCATACTGGTGCTTGAAACGTATCACTAGCGCACAAAGAGCATAGTGGCAACGAAGTGCATCCTAGCACACGAAAAACATCCTGGAACACAAGTTGCATCCTGACGCATAAGCGCATAATCTTGTACACAatcaaatcctatggcatgccaactatatctaactCGATctgacta
The window above is part of the Gossypium raimondii isolate GPD5lz chromosome 9, ASM2569854v1, whole genome shotgun sequence genome. Proteins encoded here:
- the LOC105797468 gene encoding uncharacterized protein LOC105797468 encodes the protein MTNLEDLLKGQDALTRQSAIINLMNSQQKLNTSIKEHMLNLMRFFVELEDNEAELDVNTQIEMVFKSLTKEFIGFSVVYNLGNNALTLSQLINELQSYELMLNGGKPIQEKPKANLAVCPSSSKGKQKAKGKKKSNKSSIPPRVDRKNTKGLKDPKKIKCFFYNKKCHFR